A genomic stretch from Juglans microcarpa x Juglans regia isolate MS1-56 chromosome 3S, Jm3101_v1.0, whole genome shotgun sequence includes:
- the LOC121256921 gene encoding protein DEFECTIVE IN MERISTEM SILENCING 3 isoform X3 produces the protein MFQPNNQISFQTRALSVKDSSALTQVDQNETSIVVRDEMQNGGFAHAETIIYYSKKLQDDLHMLGMKIKEHEENLKFLKTQKSKLDDSILDLQVKSHSSSIPKTENENNSQPQPEEQTTEQILRYEKSAAGILCQLKTRHGTQASHLPLTKDVLGVVATLGRLDDDNLSRLFAEYLGVETMLAIVCKTYEGVKALETYDKEGCINTSSGLHGLGASIGRTLDGRFLVICLDNLMHGPYAGEFVADDPQRRLDLIKPRLPNGECPPGFLGFAVNMINVDSTNLFCLTASGYGLRETLFYNLFSRLQVYKTRAEMVLALPCISDGALSLDGGMIRSSGVFSLGNREDVGVKFPKPLVTSTVPENYNEADRLVKEMKWKKDKMLEDMKREQAILDLEKSNFEKKKQEFLKFLAESSSYATQHQSQAAPERFTPR, from the exons ATGTTTCAACCCAATAACCAG ATTTCATTTCAAACAAGGGCATTATCTGTCAAAGATTCATCAGCACTGACGCAGGTTGATCAAAATGAGACCAGTATAGTTGTGAGGGATGAAATGCAAAATGGAGGATTTGCGCATGCGGAAACTATCATATACTATTCCAAG AAACTTCAAGATGATCTACATATGCTGGGGATGAAAATCAAAGAGCATGAggagaatttaaaatttctcaaaactcagaAAAGCAAATTAGATGACTCCATTCTCGATTTGCAAG tcaaaaGTCATTCTTCAAGCATTCCTAAGACTGAAAATGAGAACAACTCCCAACCTCAGCCTGAGGAGCAAACAACTGAACAGATTCTACGGTATGAAAAGTCTGCTGCCGGAATTCTGTGTCAATTGAAAACTCGGCATGGTACTCAGGCTTCCCATCTTCCATTGACCAAGGATGTGCTTGGCGTTGTTGCTACACTTGGAAGATTAGATGACGATAATCTTAGCAG GCTTTTTGCAGAGTACTTAGGAGTTGAGACTATGCTGGCAATTGTCTGCAAGACTTATGAAGGTGTCAAAGCTCTAGAAACTTATGACAAGGAAGGCTGCATTAATACAAGTTCTGGTCTTCATGGGCTTGGTGCTTCCATTGGGAGAACTTTGGATGGCCGATTTCTTGTCATTTGTCTTGATAATTTAATGCATGG ACCATATGCAGGTGAGTTTGTAGCTGATGACCCTCAAAGAAGGCTTGATCTAATAAAGCCAAGATTACCTAATGGGGAGTGCCCACCTGGGTTTCTTGGGTTTGCTGTGAATATGATCAATGTGGACAGCACAAACTTGTTTTGTCTCACTGCCAGTGGGTATGGCCTCAGGGAGACACTATTTTATAATCTCTTCTCGCGCCTGCAAGTTTATAAAACGAGGGCAGAGATGGTCCTTGCTCTTCCTTGTATAAGTGATGGAGCCCTTTCTTTAGATGGAGGGATGATTCGGAGTAGTGGTGTTTTTTCCCTAGGGAATCG GGAAGATGTTGGTGTGAAATTCCCAAAGCCCTTGGTAACATCAACTGTACCTGAAAACTACAATGAGGCTGATAGACTTGTCAAGGAgatgaaatggaaaaaagatAAGATGCTGGAGGATATGAAGAGAGAACAAGCAATCTTGGACTTAGAAAAGtccaattttgaaaaaaagaagcaaGAGTTTCTCAAGTTCCTTGCTGAAAGCTCATCATATGCAACTCAG CATCAAAGTCAGGCAGCTCCAGAGAGATTCACCCCAAGATGA
- the LOC121256921 gene encoding protein DEFECTIVE IN MERISTEM SILENCING 3 isoform X1, with the protein MFQPNNQISFQTRALSVKDSSALTQVDQNETSIVVRDEMQNGGFAHAETIIYYSKKLQDDLHMLGMKIKEHEENLKFLKTQKSKLDDSILDLQVKSHSSSIPKTENENNSQPQPEEQTTEQILRYEKSAAGILCQLKTRHGTQASHLPLTKDVLGVVATLGRLDDDNLSRLFAEYLGVETMLAIVCKTYEGVKALETYDKEGCINTSSGLHGLGASIGRTLDGRFLVICLDNLMHGPYAGEFVADDPQRRLDLIKPRLPNGECPPGFLGFAVNMINVDSTNLFCLTASGYGLRETLFYNLFSRLQVYKTRAEMVLALPCISDGALSLDGGMIRSSGVFSLGNRGTINLSVVREDVGVKFPKPLVTSTVPENYNEADRLVKEMKWKKDKMLEDMKREQAILDLEKSNFEKKKQEFLKFLAESSSYATQHQSQAAPERFTPR; encoded by the exons ATGTTTCAACCCAATAACCAG ATTTCATTTCAAACAAGGGCATTATCTGTCAAAGATTCATCAGCACTGACGCAGGTTGATCAAAATGAGACCAGTATAGTTGTGAGGGATGAAATGCAAAATGGAGGATTTGCGCATGCGGAAACTATCATATACTATTCCAAG AAACTTCAAGATGATCTACATATGCTGGGGATGAAAATCAAAGAGCATGAggagaatttaaaatttctcaaaactcagaAAAGCAAATTAGATGACTCCATTCTCGATTTGCAAG tcaaaaGTCATTCTTCAAGCATTCCTAAGACTGAAAATGAGAACAACTCCCAACCTCAGCCTGAGGAGCAAACAACTGAACAGATTCTACGGTATGAAAAGTCTGCTGCCGGAATTCTGTGTCAATTGAAAACTCGGCATGGTACTCAGGCTTCCCATCTTCCATTGACCAAGGATGTGCTTGGCGTTGTTGCTACACTTGGAAGATTAGATGACGATAATCTTAGCAG GCTTTTTGCAGAGTACTTAGGAGTTGAGACTATGCTGGCAATTGTCTGCAAGACTTATGAAGGTGTCAAAGCTCTAGAAACTTATGACAAGGAAGGCTGCATTAATACAAGTTCTGGTCTTCATGGGCTTGGTGCTTCCATTGGGAGAACTTTGGATGGCCGATTTCTTGTCATTTGTCTTGATAATTTAATGCATGG ACCATATGCAGGTGAGTTTGTAGCTGATGACCCTCAAAGAAGGCTTGATCTAATAAAGCCAAGATTACCTAATGGGGAGTGCCCACCTGGGTTTCTTGGGTTTGCTGTGAATATGATCAATGTGGACAGCACAAACTTGTTTTGTCTCACTGCCAGTGGGTATGGCCTCAGGGAGACACTATTTTATAATCTCTTCTCGCGCCTGCAAGTTTATAAAACGAGGGCAGAGATGGTCCTTGCTCTTCCTTGTATAAGTGATGGAGCCCTTTCTTTAGATGGAGGGATGATTCGGAGTAGTGGTGTTTTTTCCCTAGGGAATCG TGGTACAATAAACCTGTCTGTTGTTAGGGAAGATGTTGGTGTGAAATTCCCAAAGCCCTTGGTAACATCAACTGTACCTGAAAACTACAATGAGGCTGATAGACTTGTCAAGGAgatgaaatggaaaaaagatAAGATGCTGGAGGATATGAAGAGAGAACAAGCAATCTTGGACTTAGAAAAGtccaattttgaaaaaaagaagcaaGAGTTTCTCAAGTTCCTTGCTGAAAGCTCATCATATGCAACTCAG CATCAAAGTCAGGCAGCTCCAGAGAGATTCACCCCAAGATGA
- the LOC121256921 gene encoding protein DEFECTIVE IN MERISTEM SILENCING 3 isoform X4, giving the protein MFQPNNQISFQTRALSVKDSSALTQVDQNETSIVVRDEMQNGGFAHAETIIYYSKKLQDDLHMLGMKIKEHEENLKFLKTQKSKLDDSILDLQVKSHSSSIPKTENENNSQPQPEEQTTEQILRYEKSAAGILCQLKTRHGTQASHLPLTKDVLGVVATLGRLDDDNLSRLFAEYLGVETMLAIVCKTYEGVKALETYDKEGCINTSSGLHGLGASIGRTLDGRFLVICLDNLIPYAGEFVADDPQRRLDLIKPRLPNGECPPGFLGFAVNMINVDSTNLFCLTASGYGLRETLFYNLFSRLQVYKTRAEMVLALPCISDGALSLDGGMIRSSGVFSLGNREDVGVKFPKPLVTSTVPENYNEADRLVKEMKWKKDKMLEDMKREQAILDLEKSNFEKKKQEFLKFLAESSSYATQHQSQAAPERFTPR; this is encoded by the exons ATGTTTCAACCCAATAACCAG ATTTCATTTCAAACAAGGGCATTATCTGTCAAAGATTCATCAGCACTGACGCAGGTTGATCAAAATGAGACCAGTATAGTTGTGAGGGATGAAATGCAAAATGGAGGATTTGCGCATGCGGAAACTATCATATACTATTCCAAG AAACTTCAAGATGATCTACATATGCTGGGGATGAAAATCAAAGAGCATGAggagaatttaaaatttctcaaaactcagaAAAGCAAATTAGATGACTCCATTCTCGATTTGCAAG tcaaaaGTCATTCTTCAAGCATTCCTAAGACTGAAAATGAGAACAACTCCCAACCTCAGCCTGAGGAGCAAACAACTGAACAGATTCTACGGTATGAAAAGTCTGCTGCCGGAATTCTGTGTCAATTGAAAACTCGGCATGGTACTCAGGCTTCCCATCTTCCATTGACCAAGGATGTGCTTGGCGTTGTTGCTACACTTGGAAGATTAGATGACGATAATCTTAGCAG GCTTTTTGCAGAGTACTTAGGAGTTGAGACTATGCTGGCAATTGTCTGCAAGACTTATGAAGGTGTCAAAGCTCTAGAAACTTATGACAAGGAAGGCTGCATTAATACAAGTTCTGGTCTTCATGGGCTTGGTGCTTCCATTGGGAGAACTTTGGATGGCCGATTTCTTGTCATTTGTCTTGATAATTTAAT ACCATATGCAGGTGAGTTTGTAGCTGATGACCCTCAAAGAAGGCTTGATCTAATAAAGCCAAGATTACCTAATGGGGAGTGCCCACCTGGGTTTCTTGGGTTTGCTGTGAATATGATCAATGTGGACAGCACAAACTTGTTTTGTCTCACTGCCAGTGGGTATGGCCTCAGGGAGACACTATTTTATAATCTCTTCTCGCGCCTGCAAGTTTATAAAACGAGGGCAGAGATGGTCCTTGCTCTTCCTTGTATAAGTGATGGAGCCCTTTCTTTAGATGGAGGGATGATTCGGAGTAGTGGTGTTTTTTCCCTAGGGAATCG GGAAGATGTTGGTGTGAAATTCCCAAAGCCCTTGGTAACATCAACTGTACCTGAAAACTACAATGAGGCTGATAGACTTGTCAAGGAgatgaaatggaaaaaagatAAGATGCTGGAGGATATGAAGAGAGAACAAGCAATCTTGGACTTAGAAAAGtccaattttgaaaaaaagaagcaaGAGTTTCTCAAGTTCCTTGCTGAAAGCTCATCATATGCAACTCAG CATCAAAGTCAGGCAGCTCCAGAGAGATTCACCCCAAGATGA
- the LOC121256921 gene encoding protein DEFECTIVE IN MERISTEM SILENCING 3 isoform X2, with translation MFQPNNQISFQTRALSVKDSSALTQVDQNETSIVVRDEMQNGGFAHAETIIYYSKKLQDDLHMLGMKIKEHEENLKFLKTQKSKLDDSILDLQVKSHSSSIPKTENENNSQPQPEEQTTEQILRYEKSAAGILCQLKTRHGTQASHLPLTKDVLGVVATLGRLDDDNLSRLFAEYLGVETMLAIVCKTYEGVKALETYDKEGCINTSSGLHGLGASIGRTLDGRFLVICLDNLIPYAGEFVADDPQRRLDLIKPRLPNGECPPGFLGFAVNMINVDSTNLFCLTASGYGLRETLFYNLFSRLQVYKTRAEMVLALPCISDGALSLDGGMIRSSGVFSLGNRGTINLSVVREDVGVKFPKPLVTSTVPENYNEADRLVKEMKWKKDKMLEDMKREQAILDLEKSNFEKKKQEFLKFLAESSSYATQHQSQAAPERFTPR, from the exons ATGTTTCAACCCAATAACCAG ATTTCATTTCAAACAAGGGCATTATCTGTCAAAGATTCATCAGCACTGACGCAGGTTGATCAAAATGAGACCAGTATAGTTGTGAGGGATGAAATGCAAAATGGAGGATTTGCGCATGCGGAAACTATCATATACTATTCCAAG AAACTTCAAGATGATCTACATATGCTGGGGATGAAAATCAAAGAGCATGAggagaatttaaaatttctcaaaactcagaAAAGCAAATTAGATGACTCCATTCTCGATTTGCAAG tcaaaaGTCATTCTTCAAGCATTCCTAAGACTGAAAATGAGAACAACTCCCAACCTCAGCCTGAGGAGCAAACAACTGAACAGATTCTACGGTATGAAAAGTCTGCTGCCGGAATTCTGTGTCAATTGAAAACTCGGCATGGTACTCAGGCTTCCCATCTTCCATTGACCAAGGATGTGCTTGGCGTTGTTGCTACACTTGGAAGATTAGATGACGATAATCTTAGCAG GCTTTTTGCAGAGTACTTAGGAGTTGAGACTATGCTGGCAATTGTCTGCAAGACTTATGAAGGTGTCAAAGCTCTAGAAACTTATGACAAGGAAGGCTGCATTAATACAAGTTCTGGTCTTCATGGGCTTGGTGCTTCCATTGGGAGAACTTTGGATGGCCGATTTCTTGTCATTTGTCTTGATAATTTAAT ACCATATGCAGGTGAGTTTGTAGCTGATGACCCTCAAAGAAGGCTTGATCTAATAAAGCCAAGATTACCTAATGGGGAGTGCCCACCTGGGTTTCTTGGGTTTGCTGTGAATATGATCAATGTGGACAGCACAAACTTGTTTTGTCTCACTGCCAGTGGGTATGGCCTCAGGGAGACACTATTTTATAATCTCTTCTCGCGCCTGCAAGTTTATAAAACGAGGGCAGAGATGGTCCTTGCTCTTCCTTGTATAAGTGATGGAGCCCTTTCTTTAGATGGAGGGATGATTCGGAGTAGTGGTGTTTTTTCCCTAGGGAATCG TGGTACAATAAACCTGTCTGTTGTTAGGGAAGATGTTGGTGTGAAATTCCCAAAGCCCTTGGTAACATCAACTGTACCTGAAAACTACAATGAGGCTGATAGACTTGTCAAGGAgatgaaatggaaaaaagatAAGATGCTGGAGGATATGAAGAGAGAACAAGCAATCTTGGACTTAGAAAAGtccaattttgaaaaaaagaagcaaGAGTTTCTCAAGTTCCTTGCTGAAAGCTCATCATATGCAACTCAG CATCAAAGTCAGGCAGCTCCAGAGAGATTCACCCCAAGATGA
- the LOC121256921 gene encoding protein DEFECTIVE IN MERISTEM SILENCING 3 isoform X5, which yields MFQPNNQISFQTRALSVKDSSALTQVDQNETSIVVRDEMQNGGFAHAETIIYYSKKLQDDLHMLGMKIKEHEENLKFLKTQKSKLDDSILDLQVKSHSSSIPKTENENNSQPQPEEQTTEQILRYEKSAAGILCQLKTRHGTQASHLPLTKDVLGVVATLGRLDDDNLSRLFAEYLGVETMLAIVCKTYEGVKALETYDKEGCINTSSGLHGLGASIGRTLDGRFLVICLDNLMHGPYAGEFVADDPQRRLDLIKPRLPNGECPPGFLGFAVNMINVDSTNLFCLTASGYGLRETLFYNLFSRLQVYKTRAEMVLALPCISDGALSLDGGMIRSSGVFSLGNRCWCEIPKALGNINCT from the exons ATGTTTCAACCCAATAACCAG ATTTCATTTCAAACAAGGGCATTATCTGTCAAAGATTCATCAGCACTGACGCAGGTTGATCAAAATGAGACCAGTATAGTTGTGAGGGATGAAATGCAAAATGGAGGATTTGCGCATGCGGAAACTATCATATACTATTCCAAG AAACTTCAAGATGATCTACATATGCTGGGGATGAAAATCAAAGAGCATGAggagaatttaaaatttctcaaaactcagaAAAGCAAATTAGATGACTCCATTCTCGATTTGCAAG tcaaaaGTCATTCTTCAAGCATTCCTAAGACTGAAAATGAGAACAACTCCCAACCTCAGCCTGAGGAGCAAACAACTGAACAGATTCTACGGTATGAAAAGTCTGCTGCCGGAATTCTGTGTCAATTGAAAACTCGGCATGGTACTCAGGCTTCCCATCTTCCATTGACCAAGGATGTGCTTGGCGTTGTTGCTACACTTGGAAGATTAGATGACGATAATCTTAGCAG GCTTTTTGCAGAGTACTTAGGAGTTGAGACTATGCTGGCAATTGTCTGCAAGACTTATGAAGGTGTCAAAGCTCTAGAAACTTATGACAAGGAAGGCTGCATTAATACAAGTTCTGGTCTTCATGGGCTTGGTGCTTCCATTGGGAGAACTTTGGATGGCCGATTTCTTGTCATTTGTCTTGATAATTTAATGCATGG ACCATATGCAGGTGAGTTTGTAGCTGATGACCCTCAAAGAAGGCTTGATCTAATAAAGCCAAGATTACCTAATGGGGAGTGCCCACCTGGGTTTCTTGGGTTTGCTGTGAATATGATCAATGTGGACAGCACAAACTTGTTTTGTCTCACTGCCAGTGGGTATGGCCTCAGGGAGACACTATTTTATAATCTCTTCTCGCGCCTGCAAGTTTATAAAACGAGGGCAGAGATGGTCCTTGCTCTTCCTTGTATAAGTGATGGAGCCCTTTCTTTAGATGGAGGGATGATTCGGAGTAGTGGTGTTTTTTCCCTAGGGAATCG ATGTTGGTGTGAAATTCCCAAAGCCCTTGGTAACATCAACTGTACCTGA